In Acidobacteriota bacterium, the DNA window CCCGGGCCCGGGATGCGGGACGCAACGTCATGAATCGACCCCTGCACGCCATGGCCGGGTCCGGGAGGCAACAGGCCGGGCCCGGTCGCCCGAAGTGTGCCCCGAACGTTTACATCCTATGAAAGGAATGATAATCTGCGATGAAGGATCTGTGAAGAATCGATGAAGAATACGGCCGCCCGGCCAGGTGACGCGTGCCTCACCCCCGCCGGGCCCCCTCGAGACGATCTCGTCCCCTCCCGCCGCGTCGCCAGAGCAAGCTCAGGGCGCAACCGAATTCATGCCATTCGCAACTTTCGTCATCCCCTGGCCGTCGGCAGCACGATCCGGAACGTGGCCCCCTCCCCGACCCGGCTCTCCACGGCGATCTCCCCGCCGTGTCGTAAAACGATGGTCCGCACAATGGCCAACCCCAACCCGGTCCCGTCTTTCCGCCGTGACCGCGACGCGTCCACCACGTAGAACCGGTCGAAGATCCGCCCCAGGTGTTCGGGCGCAATCCCCTCCCCGGTATCGGCGAAACGGATCTCCACCCGCTTCCCCTGCCGCTCGCAGCCCACCCGGATCCCCCCCCTGGCCGTGTGCCGCACGGCATTGTCGAACAGGTTCACGAAAACCTGCTCCAGCAGGAAAGGGTCCGCCATCACCGGCGGCAGGTCGGGCGGGACCGTCACGGTGAAGTCGAGCCCCTTCTCCGCCATGGCCGGCCGGTAGAGCGCCTCCACCGAGGCCAACGCCTCCGCCAGGCTGACCGGTTCCGGCTTGAAGGCCATCTCCTTCCGGTCGAGCCTCGCCAGCATGAGCAGGTCCTCCGTGATGCGCTGAAGCCGCTCCGCATTCCGCCGGATGGTGGCGGCGAACTCGCGGGTGCGCGCTTCCGACGCCTCGTCCTCGATGGTCTCCGCATAGCCGCGCACGGCCGTCAGGGGGGTCTTGAACTCGTGGGAGAAATTGATCACCAGTTCCTTCTGGAGGTTCTCCACCCGCTTGCGCTCCGTGACGTCCACGAGGAGGGCCGCGGTGCTGTTCTCCAGGCGCAGGGGGGTCAGGCTGCACAGGCAAACCCGGCTCTCCAGCGTCACCTCGCAGCTCACGGTGTCGGTGTTCTCCTGGCTGCGCCGGAGCGCATCGGCGAACTCGGCGTCCCGGACGGACTCCCAGAAAGGCTTGTCGATGCCCTCGCGGTCCCTCAGCCCCAGCAGCGTCCAGAAAGCGGCATTGGCGCGGAGGATGCGGTTGTCCTTCCCGACGACCGCCAGGCCCTCGTGAATGGACGAGACGAGCATCTCCAGCTGTTCCTTGCGCTGGGAGACCTCGGTGAAGAGTTTCTGGACGTGCCCGGCCATGGCGTTGAAGGCGGAGGCCAGTTCCGACATCTCGCCCTGGCCGGGGAGGTCGACCCGGGCGTCGAAGTTGCCGCCGGCAAGGTTCTCCGCGGCCTGGACCAGTTGCTGAACGGGTTTGACGAGGCGCCGCGAGAACCACAGCACCGCCAGGAAAACGAACACCAGGACCACTCCCGCCGACAGCGCGATCTTCCAGAACAACCGGGCCGCCAGGCGATTCGCCTCCTCCAGCGGGAGGCTGGCCCGGATCACGGCCTGCAGGGGGCCGTGCCCCGGGGTGCGCAAGGCCACGTAGACCCGGTCCTCGTGCAGGGTGTGGCTGTGCCGGACCGCCGAGCCGGAGCCCAGCTTCATGGCTGCCGCCACCTCGGCCCGGTCGGCGTGGCTGTCCATCGCCCCCGGGTCTTTCTCCGTGTCGGCCACGACGCTCCCCCCCGGGAGAACGACGGTGATCCGGGCGGACAGCTCCCGCCCCAGGCGCTTCGCCAAGGCGTCGACCTCGGCCTCCCGCCCCGCAGCCAGCAGGGGGGTCACCTGCCCCTCCAGGGACACGCAGAGGGAGCGCAGGTGAGAAACCGAGGCGTCCATCCAGGCGGAACGGATGTCGACGAAGGACACCCACAGGGTGAACACCCCGAAGAGGGCGGCGATCCCCGTCGAAAGCGCCACGATCTTCCAGAAGAAACGGTTTCTCATGGGTCAGCCTCCTCGATCTTGTAGCCGACGCCCCGGATGCTCCGGATGAATCGCGCCGACTCGCCCAGTTTGTCCCGGAGGTTTTTTACATGGACGTCCACCGTCCGGTCCAGGACCATCTTGTCGCTGCCCCACAGGCAGGTCAGCAGTTCATCGCGGGAAAAGACCCGACCCTTGCGTTCCGCCAGGATCTTCAGGATCCGGAACTCCGTCGACGTCAGATCGACTTTTCGCCCCTTGACATGGGCTTCGAAAGCCTCGGGGTCCAGGGTGATCTCCCCCCCGATGTCCAGCGGTCCCGCCCCGCCCGAAGACCGGTTCCCCCGCCGCAGCAGGGCCTTGACCCGGGCGGCCAGCTCCCGGGGGGAGAACGGCTTGGTCAGGTAGTCGTCCGCGCCGAGTTCCAACCCGAGGACCCGGTCCATCTCCTCGCTCTTCGCCGAGAGGATCAGGATCGGCAGGTCGCGGGTCAGGGGCGAGACCCGCAGGGACCGGCAGATCTCGAGCCCGTCGCCGTCGGGGAGCATGAGGTCCAGCACCACCGCGTCGGGTTTCCCTCGCCGCAGGGACTGGCGAAACGACTCGCCGTCGGGGTGCCCCTGCGCCTGGAAGCCGGTCCTGGCGAGGGTGTCTTCCACCAAACGGCGAATGTCCCCGTCATCCTCCACGACGCTGACGACCGGTTTGCGTGTCATGGTCCCTCCTGGCGACCGAAGACTGCACGAGGCGATTTTCAAGTAACCCCCCACGAGAGTAGAGAAACCGGCAGGGTTATTCAAGCGAAAAACACCGGTTGCTTGGGCACGTTGCGCCAATTCGGTTCTGGCCCGAAGGATGTCGTCCCTCCGCCTGTCCCTGGGACCGGAAAGACTGGACACTCACTTCGATTCTCGCGTGAGTGTCCTGTTCTCCATTACAGACTCTTTCCGTTCGTTTCCCGACTTTTACGACCCCGTCGAACGTGACATCCCCTGCGCTCCCCCCGGCCGCTTTCACGACCGACGGTCGAGGACGGCCCGGGCCACGTGGCGAAGGAAAGCGAAATCCCCGGCGTCGTCGATTTCGTCGAGGGCGCCGACGGCGTTGCCGACGAACTCGGCGGCCAGTTCCCGCGAGCGCTCCAGGCCGAAGAGGGAAGGGTAGGTGAGCTTGGCCTGGCGGGCGTCCTTGCCGGGGGTCTTGCCCAGGTCCTCCCGGGTCGCGGTCTCGTCCAGGATGTCGTCGGTCACCTGGAAGGCCATCCCGAGCCATTCGGCGTAACGGGTGAGGGCGTCGAGCACCGGCCCGTCCGCCCCCGCCAGCAGGGCGCCGCACCGGACCGAGCCCCGGATGAGGGCGCCGGTCTTCAAGCGGTGGATCTCCCGGAGCAGGCCGACGCCGCCGCCGCCGCCGGGGGCGGTGATGTCCAGCACCTGGCCGGCCACCATCCCCGCGGGGGTCCCCGCGGCGAGCGCCATCTCGCCGACGACGCGCGCCCGGACCCCCTCGAAGGCGCTCCCCTCGGGGTGCAGGGCGAGGACCCGGAAGGCCAGGGTCAGGAGGGCGTCCCCCGCCAGGATGGCCAGGGCCTCCCCGAAGAGCTTGTGGCAGGTGGGGACGCCCCGCCGGAAGTCGTCGTCGTCCATGGCGGGGAGGTCGTCGTGGATGAGGGAGTAGGTGTGGATCATCTCCACGGCGGCGGCGGGGGCGAAGCGCTCGGGTTCCCGAAAGCCCAGCGCTTCGGCCGTGGAGGCCACCAGGACGGCCCGGAGGCGCTTGCCCCCGGCGAAGACGCTGTGCCGCATGGCGCGGTGGAGGACCGCGGGGGGCTCGTCCGCACCGGGCAGGAGCCGCCCCAGCCAGCCGTCCGCCTCGGCTTTCATCGCCGCCCAGCGGGTTTCAAAGGGACTCGACGCCATCGGACCTCCCTTGGGGATGGGTTTGCAAATGCACGGGTAAACCGGGCCTGGCTGTCGTGGTCACCGCGGTCCCCTGCGTCGCCCCGGAAGACGGCGTCACGCCGGACACCCGCCGCCCTTCGGCGCGGTGCGAAAATACCACAGTCGCCGCGGTGGTTTCGAGGGAAAAAGGCCGTCGGCTGATGGACATCTACCGGATCATCTGGCGAGGGTCTTTCCCGGCCGTCGCGGGCGATGACGGCAAGGACCGGGACCTCTTTTACGGCTCGCTCCTTCAAACCTATCTTCAGCGGGACCTCCGGGACCTGGCGAACGTCGGGGACGAGATGGCCTTTCTGCGGTTTCTCCGCGCCGTGGCGGCCCGGACGGCCCAACTCCTCAACCTGTCCGCCCTCGCCCGGGACGCGGACGTCGCGGTGAACACCGCGAAAAAGTGGCTGTCGATTCTCCAGGCGTCGGGGATGGTCCACCTGCTGGAACCCTACCACACGAACCTCACCCTCCGCCTGGTGAAGGCTCCGAAACTCCACTTCCTGGACAGCGGTCTGTGCGCTTTCCTGACGGGGTGGTCCAGCCCGGAAACCCTCGAGGCGGGGGCCATGACGGGGGCGATATTCGAATCCTGGGTGTTCGCCGAAATCCTGAAAAGCTACCTGCACAACGGTAAAAGGGCGCCGCTCTTCCATTTCCGGAACCGGGACGGGGAGGAGATCGACCTTTTGATCGAGTCCGACGGAAAACTGCACCCGGTGGAGGTGAAGAAGACGGCGTCACCCTCCGCCCGCGCCGTCCGTCAATTCGCCCTGCTGGACCGGCTCGGCCTTCCGCGGGGAATCGGCGCCCTGGTCTGCCTGGCCACCGAAGCGCTTCCCCTTCGGAAAGACGTCTGGTCGATTCCGGCGGGAATGCTGTGAATGTCAAAGGGTCAGGCTGTGGGCTGAAGGCTGTAGGCTGTAGGTGCTCTAGCGGATGCGTTCTTGCCAACCTGTTGTCGATTCCGGTTGCCTTCCCAGGCCGCTTTCACCCGGCGAAGTCCCGGAGAAAGCCTGGTACCTTCAAAGTAAACTCGTTGCCGATTCGCGCACGATTTTGGGAACGAGCTTTCGAGACGGGGGTCGGGAGCGGTTCGAGAGGGATTTCCTGCCGGAGAGCATGCTTCCCCGCTTGCGCCCCCCCCGTGCCTCTGTGCCTCCGTGAGAGATCCTTCCGGGATTTCTCTCACAGAGGCGCAAAGGCACGGAGAAATCCGGAAGCCGGGTCGCGATCCGGTCATTTCCCGCGAACCCCGCGAATTCACGCGAATTCGAAAGATTCACCAATCAAGCGTGCGGTGAGCGAAGGCGCCGGGTTCGCCGTTCCTTCGACCCGTAACCAGTCAGAGCCGCGCGCGTAAGCAAGCGGTAAGAATATCAGAGTTTTACCGCTCCCTGACGGTCGCGGCTCCGACGCTCCCCGTTTTTGCGAGATCATCAGGTTTCATTGTCGGCAAGGTTCCGGGGCGACGAAATTCCCCCGCTGCCTTCGGGGCGGGGGATAACGCGGGGCGGGGCCTGCGGAAGCCGCGAATCGCCGATCCTCGATCCCGGGGCGGCCCTCCCGAAATCGGCGTTCCAGTGTGGCTGTAGCGAAAGGAAAAATTTTCAAGGAAACGGACGAAAGTGCTTGAAGGTTCAGGGGCACTTTGCTAACTTACCTCAGAGTTTCATAAGAGGGGTTGGCGGAACGGTCGGGATGCCGCGCGAAGGGTTGCGGCAGGCGGTCGAGGTTTATCCCGAGGCCGGGGTGTGCAGGAGGTTCGGAAGGGAGCCAGACGGGGTGCGGGTGGCTGGATTTCAGGCTTTCCCGTATCGCACGTCCTGGTTGGCATAACCTGGGCGGGGGCGTTCGGGTTTGGTTTTTGCGCGCAGGCTGAAGCCTGCGCCACTTCGGGGATGGCCCCATCGGGTTTGAGAATGGCGGAAAATTCAGCGCCGGGTCCGGCCCGCCATCCGGGCGCACCCGGCGATAACACGGAGAGGTGAAGTCATGTCAAGGAAGAACGTCCGGTGGATCGGTTTCGCGGCGATGGTGGTGACGATGGCGGCAGCGGTGCAGGCCGTCCCCCCCCTCATCAGCTACCAGGGTCAGTTGAACGACCAGAACGGGGTGCCGGTCAACACCACCGTGAGTTTCACCTTCAGCCTCTATAATGTTCTTTCCGGGGGCACCGCGCTCTGGTCTGAAGTGCAGACCTTACCAGTAACAAATGGTGTCTTCAGCGCACAACTCGGCATTGTGCAAGCTCTTTCATCTTTTGTTTTTAAGCAAGATGAACTTTATCTTGGCATCAAAATTGGGGCGGATAGTGAGATGACACCCAGGCAGCGGATAACCACAAGTGCATTCAGCTACCGCTCTGAAATCGGAGTAGTTCCAATCGGTTCGATAATTGCATGGAATAAATCACTAACAGGAACACCTGCGTTACCAGATGGTTGGGTTGAGTGTAATGGCCAAATCCTTGCTGATGCCAACTCTCCGTATAATGGGCAGAGTATTCCAGATTTAAATGGAGTTGGAAACACACCTCGTTTTTTAAGAGGTGGATCATCATCTGGTTCTTCAGGAGGCTCAGAAACACACCAGCATCAGTGGCATCACAGTATTTCATCATCAGGTGATGGATATCGAATTGGGGCATCATCTGGCTCCTTATCAAATGGATGGAGTGAATCGTGGAATGCATCTGGTGCTAGGGTTTCGGTGACGACTCAGTGGGCGCTTTTTGATCATTTTTATACATCTCCAGTCGATACAAAGCCTAGTTATTACTCCGTTGTTTGGATCATGAGGATAAAATGATTTGGCAATAAGGGTTTGCCACTGATTTTCTATCCTTATCTCTGGAGGTTCTCACGTGAAAGAGAGAAAAACATTTGCCTTCGATGAGATCCTTGCGCTGAAACCTAAGAAGAAGTTGGGAACCCGGCTTCTAGCAGCGACAATGGTCCTTGTGATATGCATGCCGACCGCTGGCCCTTTTGCCGAGGGGATGCAAAGCGCTCACTACGCGATCCCGAAGGTCGTGGCGAGCCAAGGGAGCGGGTTCCGGGGCGGGGCCATCTACCAGGTTCCGTCTGATCTCCTTACGGACCAGCCTGTTGAGACCTCCGTCAGCGAGAACTACATCGTTCATGGCCGGCCCCTGGTCACCGTGGACTCCCTGAGCCCCACGGGTGGGATCGTGAT includes these proteins:
- a CDS encoding response regulator transcription factor, translated to MTRKPVVSVVEDDGDIRRLVEDTLARTGFQAQGHPDGESFRQSLRRGKPDAVVLDLMLPDGDGLEICRSLRVSPLTRDLPILILSAKSEEMDRVLGLELGADDYLTKPFSPRELAARVKALLRRGNRSSGGAGPLDIGGEITLDPEAFEAHVKGRKVDLTSTEFRILKILAERKGRVFSRDELLTCLWGSDKMVLDRTVDVHVKNLRDKLGESARFIRSIRGVGYKIEEADP
- a CDS encoding DUF4143 domain-containing protein encodes the protein MDIYRIIWRGSFPAVAGDDGKDRDLFYGSLLQTYLQRDLRDLANVGDEMAFLRFLRAVAARTAQLLNLSALARDADVAVNTAKKWLSILQASGMVHLLEPYHTNLTLRLVKAPKLHFLDSGLCAFLTGWSSPETLEAGAMTGAIFESWVFAEILKSYLHNGKRAPLFHFRNRDGEEIDLLIESDGKLHPVEVKKTASPSARAVRQFALLDRLGLPRGIGALVCLATEALPLRKDVWSIPAGML
- a CDS encoding tail fiber protein, producing the protein MSRKNVRWIGFAAMVVTMAAAVQAVPPLISYQGQLNDQNGVPVNTTVSFTFSLYNVLSGGTALWSEVQTLPVTNGVFSAQLGIVQALSSFVFKQDELYLGIKIGADSEMTPRQRITTSAFSYRSEIGVVPIGSIIAWNKSLTGTPALPDGWVECNGQILADANSPYNGQSIPDLNGVGNTPRFLRGGSSSGSSGGSETHQHQWHHSISSSGDGYRIGASSGSLSNGWSESWNASGARVSVTTQWALFDHFYTSPVDTKPSYYSVVWIMRIK
- a CDS encoding polyprenyl synthetase family protein, with amino-acid sequence MKAEADGWLGRLLPGADEPPAVLHRAMRHSVFAGGKRLRAVLVASTAEALGFREPERFAPAAAVEMIHTYSLIHDDLPAMDDDDFRRGVPTCHKLFGEALAILAGDALLTLAFRVLALHPEGSAFEGVRARVVGEMALAAGTPAGMVAGQVLDITAPGGGGGVGLLREIHRLKTGALIRGSVRCGALLAGADGPVLDALTRYAEWLGMAFQVTDDILDETATREDLGKTPGKDARQAKLTYPSLFGLERSRELAAEFVGNAVGALDEIDDAGDFAFLRHVARAVLDRRS
- a CDS encoding HAMP domain-containing protein, coding for MRNRFFWKIVALSTGIAALFGVFTLWVSFVDIRSAWMDASVSHLRSLCVSLEGQVTPLLAAGREAEVDALAKRLGRELSARITVVLPGGSVVADTEKDPGAMDSHADRAEVAAAMKLGSGSAVRHSHTLHEDRVYVALRTPGHGPLQAVIRASLPLEEANRLAARLFWKIALSAGVVLVFVFLAVLWFSRRLVKPVQQLVQAAENLAGGNFDARVDLPGQGEMSELASAFNAMAGHVQKLFTEVSQRKEQLEMLVSSIHEGLAVVGKDNRILRANAAFWTLLGLRDREGIDKPFWESVRDAEFADALRRSQENTDTVSCEVTLESRVCLCSLTPLRLENSTAALLVDVTERKRVENLQKELVINFSHEFKTPLTAVRGYAETIEDEASEARTREFAATIRRNAERLQRITEDLLMLARLDRKEMAFKPEPVSLAEALASVEALYRPAMAEKGLDFTVTVPPDLPPVMADPFLLEQVFVNLFDNAVRHTARGGIRVGCERQGKRVEIRFADTGEGIAPEHLGRIFDRFYVVDASRSRRKDGTGLGLAIVRTIVLRHGGEIAVESRVGEGATFRIVLPTARG